DNA sequence from the Thermoleophilia bacterium genome:
TCTGGGTGCCGAGATCGAGCAGTGCGAGGCCGATGTTGAGCTTCGCGGCTTCCTTGATACCCACCGTGTTGAGCACTGCGATCAACGCCACCACGCCGATGCCGACGATGATGTCCCAAGGGTTCTCCCGGAGCGGGGGCCAGAACACACCGAGGTAGTGCGGCACGAAGAACGCCGAGATGGCAATCGTGATGATGTAGTTGAGCATTTGCGCCCAGGCGGCCCCGAAGGCGGTGCCCTCGTTGAAGGCCCGGCGTGCGAACGACGACGATCCACCCGCTTCGGGGAAGGCCGCCGTCCCCTCGGTGTAGGTGATCGCGGTGGCGGCGAAGATGAGGCCCGCGATGATGAAGACGAGAGGTGTGAGGCCGAGGGCGTACGCCGCCACCAAGCCCAGCGCGTAGTAGATAGACGATCCGATGTTGCCGTAGGCGGTCGCCCACAGGCCGGGAACACCGACGACGCGTGCAAGGCGTTCCTGTCGCCGACGACGGATCGCCACGGCCTACCTCCGCCGTCCGGTACGGGTGCCGGGGCTGGCGCTGACAGGGGATCGCCTCATCGGCGCGGGATCGTACTCCCGCCGCGATAGCATCGCGACGACCTCGCCCCACCGGTGGGCGGCCGACCGGGAATGGGTGAATCGTGGGCGTGATCTCTGGCGTGGATGTCGTCTTCTATGGGGTGTGCAACATGGACCGCGCCGTGGCGTTCTACTGCGATGTGCTCGGCCTCGAGCTCGCTCAGCGCTTCGGTAAAGACTGGGCCCAGTTCACGGTGGGTCAGACCGATCTGGGGCTGCACGGCGAACTGGCGACAGCGCCGCACCAAGGAGGCGCAACGGTCACGTTCCGCACGGACGACGTGAACGCACTCGAGGCCGTGCTCAAGGCGGCTGGCGCACCCACGTCCGCAATCGAGGATATGGGCGGCGCGCTGTCGCTCGAGTTCAACGACCCTGACGGCAACAAGCTCGTGGCGGTACAACTCCCCTAGGCCGTGCGGCGGCGGGCGAGGGCCTCGGAGAATCCGTGGCGGTCGTCCACTGCGACAACGACGCGTTGCGTGTTCCACGGGGCCGGTGTGTGCACCGTGACCGGTCGATCGAGTTCGATCAGCACGGCCGCGCCCGGCGTGGGAACGAACGCCACGAGGCCCTTGCCGATGCGCACGCCCACTCCGCCATACCACGGCCAGCGATAGGGCGAGATGCGGGTGATGCGGGCGATGGGGATTTCCGCATGGCCCACCCATCCCATGCGGATGGCCACCATCTCGTCGGAGATCTCGGCCGTGAACGGGCCCCGTCGCGTCATCATGAGCGCGCGCGACCACAGGGCGGTGCGAAGGGCGAACGATTGGGACTCCATGGTCACAGTGTCCTGGGATGTGCCCGGCGGTGCCCGCTGGGCGTCAGTTGATGACGAGCGTGCGTGACGAGGTGCCGAGGCCGAGGGCCGACGACATGAGCACGCGTACCTGGTACGTCCCGGGCCGGACGGTTGCGGGCACCCGGACACGGGCGGTGCTTTGTCCCACTCTGACTCTGCCCGTCGTGCTCGCGAGTATGCGGAAGGCGGCGACCCGGGTGGCCCCCGGCACCCGGAGGCGCAACTCCACGCGCCAGGTGGCGGGCACCGGGAGGCGGAACCACGCCTGCACCCAAGGGCGTAGAGAGACCACGCGGAGCCCCGTCGGCCTGGGTACCGCGCCCGGGGTGACGCGGGCCACCGCGGATCCGCTGATGGTCACTGAGGTTCGCCCCCGTACCCCCGCTCCGCTGCGTGCCTCCACCACCAGCGTCCGCGTACCGGTGCCGGTCGTCATGGTGACGGCATACGCGCCGTCGTCGGCGACCCGCGCCGTGTATCCGGCCACCATGAGGGTGGCGATGCCCGCGTCGTCGGTGACCCGCCCGCTGATGGTCACCGTGGGACCCGAATAGGTGACGAGCGCCGTCACCTGAGGCGTCGTCGGCGAGAGGGCACCCATATCGCCGGAGTAGACGTCGGCGCGGGAGTTGGTGTCGCCCAGTACCGGGGACTGCGATCCCGTTCCGTTGTCCACGTACGTGAAGGACACGATGCCCCCGGTGGCGCTGATGGCGGGTCGCCCGCTCGGCTCACTGGCCGATGTGCCATTGGGGCGGTGGGATACCAGCGTGAGGACGCCGGAGGAGAGCGTGCGCACGTACACGTCATGTACCCCGGACCCGTTGGTGTCCACCAGAGGGTCGGGTGCGTCAACGGTGGAGAACGCGACGCGCCCGCGATTGGCGCTGAGCGCCGGCCGCCCGGTGATGGCCGCTCCGGAGACCCGCTGGGTCGTGTGCGTGCGCAGGTCCCGCACGTAGGCGTCGGTCGTTCCGTCGACGTCGGTGATCACCAGCGCCGCCGACGACGCGAACGCGACCATCGATCCGTCGCCCGAGAGCGACGGCAGCGAGGCGGCCCCATCGGTCCCCCCGGTCGGCACGCTGGCCACGGTGACGGTGCGATCGGCCGGGCGCGCCACATACACGTCGGGGGCTGAGTCGGTGTCGTCGCTCGTGAGGACGGACGCCGCCGCCGTGCCCTCGAACGCCACCGCCCGCCCGTCGGCGCTGATGGACGGGCGCCGGGTGTCCTCGGGTGACTGCTCCCCGGTGGACGACCGCGACACGAGCGTGATCGTTCCGGTGAGGAGGTCGGCGAGGTACACGTCGTATGCGGTGGTCGAATCGGATGTCGTGAGCGCGCCTGCGCCGGACGTGAAGGCCACGCGCATGCCGTCGGCCGAGATGGATGGCTCGCCTCGCACGCCCGCGTCAGGCTGAAGCCCCGCTGAGCCACGCGAGACCACGACGACGCGTCCGGTGCGGGTGTCCTTGCGGAACACGTCGCGCGCCGCACCGTTGGTATCGCCGGGCACGAGGTTGCTCGCGACCGACGCGAATGTGACGTAGCGCCCGTCGAGCGACACGCCGTAGGGAACGCCGGATGCCCCGGTGGTGTCCTCGTCCACGTCGTCGGCCGCGGGTTGACCCGTCGCGTTCGACGACACCAGAGTGATTCGGCCCGATGTGAGGTCACGCATGAACAGTTGGCGGCGGCCACCGGTGGCAACGCCGGTGAGCGGCCACGGGGACGTAAAGACCAGGTGGGTGCCGTCGGGCGAGATAGCGCCCCCCTCCGCAGCGGCACCGGCTTGCAGTCCGGCGTAGGTCAGGGTCTGGCGCACCGTGTCGCCCGCCGCACCAATGGCGAATGGCACGGCGACGACGATGACCACCGCAGCGATGGCGATTCGGGGTGGTCGCAGCATGGGGAATGAGGCTAGTGGCCCAGCCGGGCGCGCCCGGTTGCCCGGTTGGGCTGGCACCTGGCCTGCCCAATCGTCCGGGCGAGCGGCTTAGATGCTCGCATGCGTATCCCCCAGACCCTCCGCGTTGCGACGATCGCAACGATCGCGACGATCGCCGCCGCCGGGGGCGCGGTGGCCCTGCCCGTGGTGGCGATCGACCCCGGCCACGGCGGCGGCGACTCCGGTGCCGTGGGCGTGCTGCCGCCGGGGACGCTCACGGGCCTCACTCCGCGCCTCAGCGCGCAATTCCTGCCCGTCCTCCTTGAGAAGGATGTCAACCTCGACGTTGCGCAGCGCGTCGATGCGTGGCTCGTGGCCCGGGGCTTTCCCACCGTTCTCACGCGCACTCAGGATCTGGCCGGTGGTGACCTCCCGTTTACCACGGTGAGGGACGATCTCGCGGCACGGGTAGATCTCGCCAACCTGCGCCCGGCGGAGATCTTCGTGGCGATCCATCAGAACTCCACCACTGTGGACACGGCGACGGCCACTGGTACTGAGACCTACGTCCGGCGCGGGGCCCCCACTCCCACGCGCCTGCTCGCCACCACCATCCAGCAGCGCCTCGTCGCCTGCCTGGGCCTCGCCGATCGCGGGGTGCGGGAGGCGGACTTCACGGTGATCAAGGACACCACGATGCCGGCGGTGCTCGTGGAGGGCGCGTTCCTGTCGTCCGCCACCGACGTGCTGATGCTGGCCGATCCGGCGTTTCGCCAGAAGATGGCCGAGGCCATCGGGGCCGGGGTTTTCCAGTACGCCGGGCTCGGCGACCCGGGTCCCGTGTGCGACGGCGCTCCCGTCCCTCAAGTTCCCGCGGCCATCACCCTTGCCCGTGCCGGCCGGGCACTCACCGTGCGCGCCAAAATCGATCCGACCCGCGGCGACCTGTGGATCGCGACGGTGCGTGATCAGGCAGGCGTCGTGATCTCCGGCGTGCCCCTGCGCGCGCGCCTGCCCAACGGGAAGGGCGTCGTCATCAACACACGCCCCGATGGCAAGGCCCTGTTCGCGGTGCCCCGCCGCCGTGGCAACTTCACAGTGGCCGTCGCCGTGCCGGACGTGAAGTTGGCGGTGACGAAGTCTGTGCCCGAACGGGTGCGGTAGGCCCGGTCGTCACCGAGGTTGTGAACGCGGCCTCGGGGCTGGCGAGGATCGGGCTGGCGTTATTTCGGAGTCGTTTCAAGCACCGACGACGCATGCTCGCGAGGTGAGCGGGGGTGCTGCTGCGAACATGCGGCGACCGCCGTGGTGAGGTGGGCAGGGTTTTCAGGGGCATCCACCGAGCAGGGAATGCGGCCTGCGACTCGTGACCCAGAGTGCGAACCACGACGGCGTGGGTGGGGAACCCCGTGCCGCGGTCCCGATGGCGTCCATCGCGTGTCGGGGTCGCGTCGGCATGGGCGGCGACCGAGCACGAGCGCGTCGGAGGGTATCCATACGATTCCGCGCGATGGGAGATCACGAGCCGCCTCCGACGCCGCTGATCCCATTCGTGCTGCCCACTCCCGGATCCGAGGGGGCTCACACCGCGGGTGATCGTGTGGGGGCCCTTATCGCCGTCGAGGGGCGACCGGTGAGCGTGGCCGAGGTAGCCACCCGCGTGCTCGGTATCGTGGGATGCCCGGACACCGTCGCCGCTCGTCTGGCGAGCGACATCGTCGCTGCCGACGCCCGCCTCGTCTGGGACGGCGACCTCATCGCATCGGATACCGCGGTACGGGTCCGGTCGCCCCTTGCCGGCACGTCGTTCTGCGTCGTGGATCTCGAGACCACCGGGGGCGCGCCGGGTGTGTCGGGCATCACGGAGATCGGGGCCGTGCGCGTGGAGGGGCTCGTTATCACCGACCGGTTCTCTACGCTCGTGGATCCAGAGCGGCCCATCCCGCCGTACATCGTGGGCATCACGGGTATCGACGATGGAATGGTGCGGGGTGCACCGATCATCGACGACGTCCTGCCCGGGTTCATCGCGTTCGCGCGCGACGACGTGTTGGTGGCGCACAACGCCCCGTTCGACCTGCGGTTCCTCAACTATGAGCGCCTGCGTCTTCGCGACGGGTACTTCACCCAGCCCTGGCTCGACACTCTGGTACTGGCGCGACACTTGGTCGGCGCTGCGGTCCCGCGGCACGATCTGGGCACACTCGCCCGCTGGGTCGGTGCCCCCGTACCCCCATCGCATCGCGCTCTCGCCGACGCCGAGGCCACGGCGTGGGTACTCGTGCATCTCATCGCGCTCATGGCAGACGGTGTCGAGACGACCCTCCACGACGCGATGGAAATCGGGCAACCGGGCTCCGTGCGCCGCCGCGCTCGTGCGGTCGCTGTTTCGGGGGAGTCTGCGGCCGCGGCCTGAGGCGTGGGACACTGAGCGTGTGACCATCGCCCCCGACGATCTCGCCGTGCGGCGCCTCATTCGCTGGTTTGAGCGCGAGGCCCCCGACTTCCCGTGGCGTCGTACCCGTGACCGGTGGGCGGTGTTGGTGTCGGAGGTCATGTTGCAGTCCACACCCGTCGCCCGGGTCATCCCGTACTTCGAGGCGTGGATCGAACGCTGGCCCCGGCCCGCCGATTTGGCCGCCGCACCGCTCGGGGATGCGGTCACCGCGTGGCAGGGCCTCGGGTACCCACGGCGGGCACGCCACCTCCACGCCGCCGCCCGTGTCATCACGACGTCGGGGTGGCCGGAGCGGCTCACCGACCTCCCCGGGGTGGGGGCCTACACATCGCAGGCGATCCAGTGTTTCGCTGATGGCGCCTCCGTGCTGCCCGAGGACGTCAATGTGCGCCGCGTGGTGGCCCGTCGGTTCCCCGGTGGGTGGCCCGGCACGCCGCGTGGTCGCGGGTGGCACGCCGGGCAGGCGATGATGGATCTGGGGCGTGAGGTGTGTCGCGCCCGCGCGCCCCGTTGCGATACGGGATGCCCCCTGCGCGACGGATGCCCGGCCGCCGATTCCGGGCGGGTGGACGAGGTGACTCGACGGGGTCGTCGGCAGGCCCGGTATGAGGGGTCGATGCGTCAGCGTCGGGGGGTCCTCCTGCGGGCGGTCGCCGTGGAGGGGCGCGTCTCGGTGGCGGACGATCCCGATGCGGCCGCGAGCCTGCTGGGAGACGGCCTCGTGGAGCGCCGCGGTCGTGTGCTCATTCCGGTCGGCGGCAGGATGTCCGTGTGACCCCGCGGCGCGCGTCCGTCATCGTGGTGGCCGCCGTCATCCAGTGGGGCCCGTGGGTGCTCATCACGCAGCGGGCCGAGGGCTCCGGTCACGCCGGGCGGTGGGAGTTCCCCGGCGGCAAGCGTGAACCCGGCGAACGTGATGTCACCGCCCTGCGGCGCGAACTGCGTGAGGAGCTCGGTATCGAGGTCGCCGACCCCCGACTGATGTGGCGCGAGGATGCCGGTCCGTTGCACCTGCGCTTCTACGCTTGCACGTACCCTCCGGGCCAACGCCCGCGGCCGCGCGTGAGCCCGCAGATGCGGTGGGTGCGGCGTGAGGACCTTCCCACCTACGAGTTCCCACCCGCCGACGATCGCCTAGTGGCGGCACTCACGAACGGTTCTACGGGCCGAGGCCGCCGCCGCTGTCGGCGCCGGTTACAATCCGCCGTGTAACGAGGGAGGTTGGTGTGGCCAAGGCCAAGCGGGCGCGCCGGAGCAGTTTCCGGACCATGCAAAGCGGGGACGACGTCCTGACACGGCTCGACGCCATCGAGGCGCTCGAGGCGGCGGAGGAGAAGAAGGCCCAGGTCGACGTGCTCCCTGAGGTCGATCCGGCCGAGATCGAGGACTCCCCGGTAGCGCAGTAGTGGTCGGGATGGATCGCCCGAGGGGCTAGCCTCCGGGTACGTGAGCACGCTCAAGACAGCCCCGGACGGTGTGACGTCCCTGCGCCGTGGATGGGCACTCGCCATCGCCTTTCTCGCCCAGCCCCGCTACTTCATCCCGTTTCTCGTGGTGATCACGGGTACCGGGCTCGGGCTCGACGCACTGGACGGCATCGAGTGGCAGATCGCGCTCTCGGCAGTGGCGTGGGTGATACTTGTGGTCGCGTGTGTTCCGCTCCGTCCGATCGAGCGCGCGCGGGTCGGTGTGGTGGTCGTCGTGGCGACCACGGCGGAGATCGTGTTCTCTACCGTCCTCGGCGTCTACGACTACCGCCTTGGCAACCTCCCCCTGTTCGTCCCTGCGGGGCACGGGCTCGTTTACCTCGCCGGCTACCGGTTCTCTCAGACGCGCCTCGCGCGCGTGTTCCCCCGCATCGTCGTGGGAGTCGCCATCGTGGGGGCTCTGGGGTGGGGACTGCTTGGCCTCTCGAACATACTGGGTCGCGTTGATGTGGCGGGTGCCCTCGCCGTGGCATTCCTCGCGGTGTTCCTCATTATCGGTCGCGCTCCGGCCCTGTACGCCGGGGTGTTCTTTTTCGTCGCCTTCCTAGAGATCTGGGGGACATGGGTAGGGACCTGGACGTGGCATGAATACATCCCGGGGACCCTCCTCATGAACGGCAACCCACCGAGCGGGGCCGCCGCCGGGTACGTGCTGTTCGACATCGCCGCGCTCGCCCTAGCGCCGTCGGTTCTCGTGGCCTGGCGGTGGCTCATCCGCCGTCGTCGCACCGCGGTCGGGACAAACGGGTGAGCACCGGCGAGGCCACCGGCTACCGACCGGCCGGAAACCCACTGTTCTCAGGCGATGTCGACATTCCGCCCGCCCCACCCTCCGACGGAGGCGTGCTTGCCGGGTTGCTCGGTCGCGCCACGCGCATCGCGGAGGAGGGGTCGGCGTCGCACGCGGTCGTGGACCTCGCGGTGCATGCGTGGATGGAGGGGCACGTGGAGGGGGAGGACCGCTGCGGTGGTTGCGGGGGTCGGTGTGGATTCGACCGTGGGGCGTCTCGGGCCGAGGAGATCGCGCATGCGTGCCCGGGTACGGGGGCCGGGCCGGTACCCGGCCTGGTGCCGCCGGGCCCGGTGCCACCTTTTCCGGACGCCGCCGACCCGATCCTCGTGGCCATCGTCATTGGGGCCCTCGCGCTGCTCGGCGAGGGACGTCCCGCCGATCGGGTTCTTCCCATGGTGGCCGCCCGTGCCTGGGCCGAGGGCCACATCGAGGGCGAGGAGCGATGCCCGGGGTGTGACTGGCGTGGGTCCCTCGCTCCGGGTGACGACCGGGAATCGGTCGCGCGTGGGCACGGGAGCGGGGTCGAATCATGATCGTCGGCGTCGTGGGAGCGGGCCTCATGGGCACGGGGATGATCCGGCAGCTCGCGGCCGCCGGGTTCGATGTGCGGGTGTTCGCGCGTACCCCGGCCCGCGCGGAGGGCCTTCCCGCCACCATGCAGCCGGACGTCGCCACCGCCGCCGACGGGGCCGATGTTGTCCTTCTCTCGGTCACCGACTCAGATGATGTACTGGACGTCGTCGCGGCCATTATGAGTGCGCCGACGCCCCCCCCGCTGATCATCGACACCTCCACCATCGCGCCCGCCGCCGCTGAGGTCGCCGCTGCCATCGCCCGTGCCGGGGGCTCGGAGTACCTCGACTGCCCGGTGAGCGGTGGGCCGACCGGCGCGGCGGCGGGCACGCTCGCGGTGATGTGCGGTGGCACGGATGCCGGCGTGGCCGCCGCCGCCCCGGTACTCGACTGCATCGGCGATCCGGCGAAGCGGGTTTACTGCGGGCCGGTGGGGTCGGGCCTCGTGGCCAAACTCGTGAACAACCTTCTGGTGGCCGTCATCACCGCCGGTACGGCGGAGGCCTTCGGCGTCGGCCAGCGCGCGGGCGTGAGTCCCGACGTCCTTGCCCGCGCGGTCATGGCTTCCTCGGGCGACTCGTGGCAACTCCGCAACCTCTTTCCCCGCGTCCTCGCGGGGGATCACCGGCCGGGGTTCCGGGTACGCGACCTGGTCAAGGACCTAGGCCATGCGCGGATGCTGGCCGGGGTCCCGCTCACCGTCGGTGACGCCGCCGCCGCCCTCTTTGGCGATCTCGACGGATCTCTGGACTACGGGGCCGTTGCACGCCTGCTCATGGACCTCCCGGACCCCGTCGCATGATCACGCTGTTCCAGATCACCGGGTCGTCGTCGTTCGCCGCGCGCTGCGCGCTCGAGTGCGCCGGCGCGGAGTATGCGGTGGTGGACGTCCCCCCGCGGGCGCGCGACGACGCCCCGGGGTTCGCTGACGTCAATCCCCTCAAGCGCGTCCCCGCCATTACGGAGGACGGCGTGCGGATCGCGGAGACGGGCGCCATCATGTTGTGGGTGCCCGAGCGCTTCCCCGACGCCGGACTCGCACCGCCCGTCGGCACGCCCGACCGTGCCGACCACCTGCGGTGGATCACGTGGCTCGCGAACACGATGCACCCCGGGTGGTGGCCGCTCATGGCGCCGTTTGCCCTCACTCCGGACGAATCGGCGTGGCCGTCCCTTGAGGTGCGCGGACGTCAGGCGATGAGCGATCACGGGGCGCACCTCGAGTCGTGGCTCACGGGGCACGAGTGGCTGGCCGGCGGTTCGCCGGGAACGTCGGACATCTACCTCTACATGCTCGTGGGCTGGGGTGCGTACTACGACGACCTCCCCCTCGGGGGTCCCCGCCTCGCCGATCACTTCGCCCGTGTGGGGTCGCTCCCCGGGGTGGCGAGTGCCCGTGACCTCGACGACCTCGATGAGCGCCTCATGAGGCACCACCCGGAACTGCGGGGCGGCAAGCCCATGTAGTAGGACGCGCGCGTCGGTGGCGACACCATGCGCGCCCGTCACCGCCACGGACCCCAGGGCCGACCCCCCTGCGGGTACCGACCCGCCGGTACCTAGTCGGACCGGTGGTGGCTCTCCGCCCGCGATCGGTGGGAGCGTGGCCCAGACCGGTTGCTCGATGCCGATGATTCCCACGACTCCCGGCGGCCTCGGTGATCACCCCCCGCTGGTACTGTCGGGAACGTGAGGACCGTTCTCAGGTCAGCGCTTGTCGCCCTCGTGGTCGCCCTCCCCGCGGCGGCCTTCGGAGCGGGTCAGCCGCCTACCCCCGCGGGCACCGCGTGGATCCTCGTGGACGGCGACACCGGTGAGGTACTCGCCGAGCACGACGCGGACACCCCCCGGCCTAACGCGAGTACCACCAAGATGATGACGGCCCTCATCGCGCTGGAAAGCGGCGACCCGGACCGACTTATCACCGTCGTACCGGCGGCCGTGGCGGTGGGTGAGTCGAGCGCGGGACTTGTGGTGGGCGAGCGGATCTCGGTGCGCAATCTGCTGAAGGCACTGCTGGTGGGGAGTGGCAACGACGCGGCCATCGCCCTCGCCTACGGTGTGGCGGGGTCGGAGGCGAAGTTCGTGACGCGTATGAACGACCGCGCACGGGCGCTTCGCATCACGGGTATCTCATTCGCCAACTCCCACGGCCTCGACGAGGCGGGGCACACGGCATCACCCCGGGCGCTCGCGCGATTGGGAGCCCTACTCATGGGGAAGCCGATCCTCAAAGAGATCGTGGCGCGCCGGTCGATCACGGTCCCCGGTCCGGGGGGTGAGGGCACGCGTCTCCTCACCTCCGAGAACGACCTGCTGGGGGTCATGCCGGAGGCCGACGGCGTGAAGACGGGCCACACCAACGGTGGTGGGTATATCGAAGTGGCGCACGCGACCTCGGGTCGTCTCGACAAGCGTCTCTACGCGGTACTCATGGGTGAGCCCGACCCGGCCACTCGTCGGACCGATTCCGTGGCGCTCCTCACCTGGGGATTCGCCCAGTTCGCACGACCCGTGATCCTCCCGACGGGCCGCGCGGTGGTCGCCATCCCAGTACAGGGCCGTCCGGGTACGCAGGTCGTCCTCACGGTGGCGTCGCCCGTGGTCGCCACCATCCGGGTGGACCGGCCCGCGCGCCTGCGCGTGATCGCCCCGTCTCTGGCCGTGGCACCGCTCGCCGCGGGTGCTGCGGTGGGTCGCGTCGAGGTGGTGCAAGACGGCGACGTGGTGGGCCGGGCAGACCTGATTACGCGGGTCGCCGTACCGGCGCCCGGTTTCATAGACGCCATCAGGTGGGCATTTCATGGCCTAGGCTCGGTGTTCACATGATCCTCACCGTCACCCTCAACGCCGCCCTCGACCGCACCGTCAGCGTGCCCAACTTCGAGGTCGGGCGGCGTCACCGCGCCAGTGGATCGCTCGCCCTCCCGGGCGGCAAGGGTGTGAACGTGGCCCGCGCCCTCCGGAACCTCGGGCAGCCGGTCATCGCCACGGGTCTCGCGGGGGGGCGAACCGGCACCGCGATCATCGAGCGGTTGACGGGGGAGGGGATCCTCAACGACTTCGTGCGTATCGCTGGTGAGTCGCGTACCTCAACCGCCGTCGTGGACCCCACCTCGATGCACCAGACCGAGATCAACGAGTACGGCCCGTCGGTGTCGGAGGCCGAACTCGCCCTCCTCGTTGAGAAGCTGTCGTATCTGTCACGCGGGGCCGACATCCTGGTGTTAGCCGGATCGCTGCCGCGTGACGTACCGACGGACTTCTACGGGGCCGTCGTCCGCCAACTCATGCGCCCCGATCTCCGCATCGTGGTGGACGCCGCCGGTCCCGCACTCCGTGGTGCGCTGTCGGCGGAGCCATGGCTGGCGAGTCCGAACGTGCGCGAAGCCGAGGACGTTGCCGGCAACGAGTTTGGGGACGACGACGACGCGGCGCGGGGCGCGGAGGTGCTCTGCACCTTGGGGGCCCAGTCGGCCCTGATCCACGACGAGCGTGGCTGCGTGGCTCGTATCTCATCTGGCGAGGCCGGGCGGCGTGAGACGTTCCGTGCCCGGCTCGACGTGCGAACCAACGTGGTGAGCACCGTGGGATCGGGTGACGCGTTCCTCGCGGGGTACCTCGCGGGCACGTACTCGGGTCTGGACGTCGAGGGCGCGTTGCGGTTTGCGGTGGCGGCCGGATCCGCCAGCACGCAACTGCTCGGGGCCGGCGTCGTCGATCCCGCCGATGTCGACGCGCTCGCACGGCAGGTGACCGTGACGAGGGTCTCCGAGGGGAAGTGAGGGCCCCCCGGGATCACGCCATCGCCCGTCGGGATATCCGGAGGGGGCTGATAGGGTGGACGTAGATTGAAGACGGCGGAGAAGACGTTCGTTGTGACAGCGCCCAGGCTCGTGACGAGCGGCCTGGGCGCCCGCGTATGCGGGGCGTCACCGGACATCGTCCCGCATCCGTGCGACTGACGAAGCGGGGGCACCGGTGGAGATCGAGATCGGCCGAGGGAAGCGCGGACGGAGGGCCTACGGGCTCGACGAGATAGCGATCGTCCCCAGCCGCCGCACACGCGACCCCCAAGATGTGGATCTGACCTGGCAACTCGCGTCCCACACGCTTCAGATGCCGCTCCTCGCGTCCGCCATGGACGGCGTGGTGAATCCGGCCACGGCCATCGAGATCGGTCGGCTCGGCGGGCTCGCGGTGCTCAACCTCGAGGGCATCCAGTCGCGCTACGAAGACCCGGACGCCAAGTTGCGTGAGATCGCCGCGATGCCCTCGGACAAGGCCACACGCGGCCTCCAGGACATCTACCGATCACGTGACGTCAGCGTCGACCTCATGGTGCAGCGCATCGCCGAGATCAAGGCCTCCGGAGTGCTCACCGCCGGGTCGCTCACCCCACAGCGGGTGGAGCAGTTCATCGGCCCGGCCTTGGACGCCGGGCTCGACATCCTGGTCATCCAGGGAACGGTGGTGTCCGCGGAGCACGTCAGCTCGTTGGTGGAGCCGCTCAACCTCAAGCAGTTCATCGCCGATCTCCCGGTGCCGGTCATCGTGGGCGGCTGCGCGTCGTACTCCACGGCCCTGCACCTCATGCGCACCGGTGCGGTGGGTGTTTTGGTGGGTGTGGGTCCGGGCGCCGCGTGCACCACGCGTCAGGTCATCGGCGTGGGCGTTCCCCAGGCCACGGCCATCGCCGACGCGGCGGGTGCGCGTATGCAGCACCTGCTCGAGACGGGTAAGTACGTCAACGTCATCGCCGACGGCGGCATGGCCTACGGCGGCGATCTGGCCAAAGCCATCGCATGTGGCGCCGACGCCTGCATGGTGGGCTCCCCGTTGGCCAAGGCGTCCGAGGCCCCCGGCCACGGCAGCCACTGGGGGATGGCCACGTTCCACCCCGAGTTGCCGCGCGGCACTCGCGTCCGTACGGACACCATCGGCACTCTGAAGGAAATCCTCCTCGGACCGGCGCACGAGAACGACGGGTCACTCAACCTCATCGGCGGCTTGCGCAACGCGCTCGCCACCTGTGGGTACGAGACGATCCAAAGCTTCCAGAAGTGCGAGGTCATGGTGGCACCGGCGCTCAAGACCGAGGGGAAGAAACTGCAGCACGCGCAATCGGTCGGCATGGGCTGACGGTGGCCTCCCGTCTCGCCCCCGAGATCGAGGCGCAGGTTGCGGGAGGCGTCTTGGTCGTCGACTTCGGCGCCCAGTACAGCCAACTCATCGCACGGCGCGTGCGTGAGTGCCGGGTGTTCTCCGCGATCGTCCCCCACGACATCG
Encoded proteins:
- a CDS encoding 1-phosphofructokinase family hexose kinase; translated protein: MILTVTLNAALDRTVSVPNFEVGRRHRASGSLALPGGKGVNVARALRNLGQPVIATGLAGGRTGTAIIERLTGEGILNDFVRIAGESRTSTAVVDPTSMHQTEINEYGPSVSEAELALLVEKLSYLSRGADILVLAGSLPRDVPTDFYGAVVRQLMRPDLRIVVDAAGPALRGALSAEPWLASPNVREAEDVAGNEFGDDDDAARGAEVLCTLGAQSALIHDERGCVARISSGEAGRRETFRARLDVRTNVVSTVGSGDAFLAGYLAGTYSGLDVEGALRFAVAAGSASTQLLGAGVVDPADVDALARQVTVTRVSEGK
- a CDS encoding GuaB3 family IMP dehydrogenase-related protein; its protein translation is MEIEIGRGKRGRRAYGLDEIAIVPSRRTRDPQDVDLTWQLASHTLQMPLLASAMDGVVNPATAIEIGRLGGLAVLNLEGIQSRYEDPDAKLREIAAMPSDKATRGLQDIYRSRDVSVDLMVQRIAEIKASGVLTAGSLTPQRVEQFIGPALDAGLDILVIQGTVVSAEHVSSLVEPLNLKQFIADLPVPVIVGGCASYSTALHLMRTGAVGVLVGVGPGAACTTRQVIGVGVPQATAIADAAGARMQHLLETGKYVNVIADGGMAYGGDLAKAIACGADACMVGSPLAKASEAPGHGSHWGMATFHPELPRGTRVRTDTIGTLKEILLGPAHENDGSLNLIGGLRNALATCGYETIQSFQKCEVMVAPALKTEGKKLQHAQSVGMG